A stretch of the Harpia harpyja isolate bHarHar1 chromosome 5, bHarHar1 primary haplotype, whole genome shotgun sequence genome encodes the following:
- the ABHD3 gene encoding phospholipase ABHD3 isoform X3 produces the protein MDWQVLTREISLYLESQVRVGLFGSGVGLSLVLGFGVAYACYYLSSIAKKPQLVASNDRFCRFLEEYCPVVTETYYPTIWCWEGRVQTLLRPFITSRPQVRYRNELIKTADGGQISLDWFDNNDSLYYPDASTRPTVLLLPGLTGTSKESYILHMIHQSETLGYRCVVFNNRGIAGEDLLTPRTYCAANTEDLEAVIHHVHSLHPSAPFMAAGVSMGGMLLLNYLGKTGRDTPLMAAAIFSAGWNVFESVESLEKPLNWLLFNYYLTTCLQSSISRHRQMLEKLFDMDLVMKARTVREFDKQFTSVMFGYRTIDDYYEDASPCRKLKSVGIPVLCLNSVDDVFSPGHVLPQYCFKCL, from the exons ATGGACTGGCAGGTGCTGACCAGGGAGATCTCCCTCTACCTGGAGAGCCAGGTCCGCGTGGGGCTTTTCGGCTCCGGCGTGGGCTTGTCCCTGGTACTGGGCTTCGGCGTCGCCTACGCCTGCTACTACCTCAGCAGCATCGCCAAG AAACCCCAGCTGGTGGCCAGCAATGACCGTTTCTGCCGCTTTCTCGAGGAATATTGCCCTGTTGTGACCGAAACTTACTATCCCACCATTTGGTGCTGGGAAGGTCGGGTGCAGACACTCCTGCGTCCCTTTATCACCTCTAGACCCCAAGTACGGTACAGGAA TGAGCTCATTAAAACAGCAGATGGAGGACAGATTTCGTTGGATTGGTTTGATAATAATGACAGCTTATATTATCCGGATGCCAGCACAAGACCCACTGTCCTGTTACTGCCTGGCCTGACAGGAACAAGCAAGGAATCCTACATTCTTCATATGATCCATCAAAGTGAAACGCTGGGATATAG ATGCGTGGTTTTTAACAATCGGGGAATTGCTGGTGAGGATCTTTTG ACACCAAGGACTTACTGTGCAGCTAACACAGAGGATTTAGAGGCCGTTATTCATCATGTACACAGCTTGCACCCTTCAGCTCCGTTCATGGCAGCCGGTGTTTCTATGGGAGG CATGCTTCTTTTAAATTACCTGGGCAAAACTGGCAGAGACACTCCTTTAATGGCAGCTGCAATTTTCTCTGCGGGTTGGAATGTTTTTGAATCTGTAGAATCTCTGGAGAAGCCACTAAACTGGCTTCTTTTCAACTATTACTTGACTACTTGTCTACAATCCTCTATCAGCAG gCATCGACAAATGTTGGAGAAATTATTTGATATGGATCTTGTGATGAAG GCTAGAACTGTTAGAGAATTTGATAAGCAGTTCACTTCAGTCATGTTTGGCTATCGTACAATTGATGACTACTATGAAGATGCTAGCCCATGTCGCAAGCTGAAGTCAGTAGGAATTCCAGTGTTATGTCTAAACTCTGTGGATGATGTTTTCTCACCAGGTCATG
- the ABHD3 gene encoding phospholipase ABHD3 isoform X2 produces the protein MDWQVLTREISLYLESQVRVGLFGSGVGLSLVLGFGVAYACYYLSSIAKKPQLVASNDRFCRFLEEYCPVVTETYYPTIWCWEGRVQTLLRPFITSRPQVRYRNELIKTADGGQISLDWFDNNDSLYYPDASTRPTVLLLPGLTGTSKESYILHMIHQSETLGYRCVVFNNRGIAGEDLLTPRTYCAANTEDLEAVIHHVHSLHPSAPFMAAGVSMGGMLLLNYLGKTGRDTPLMAAAIFSAGWNVFESVESLEKPLNWLLFNYYLTTCLQSSISRHRQMLEKLFDMDLVMKARTVREFDKQFTSVMFGYRTIDDYYEDASPCRKLKSVGIPVLCLNSVDDVFSPGHACAISQSRLAGPRLLFH, from the exons ATGGACTGGCAGGTGCTGACCAGGGAGATCTCCCTCTACCTGGAGAGCCAGGTCCGCGTGGGGCTTTTCGGCTCCGGCGTGGGCTTGTCCCTGGTACTGGGCTTCGGCGTCGCCTACGCCTGCTACTACCTCAGCAGCATCGCCAAG AAACCCCAGCTGGTGGCCAGCAATGACCGTTTCTGCCGCTTTCTCGAGGAATATTGCCCTGTTGTGACCGAAACTTACTATCCCACCATTTGGTGCTGGGAAGGTCGGGTGCAGACACTCCTGCGTCCCTTTATCACCTCTAGACCCCAAGTACGGTACAGGAA TGAGCTCATTAAAACAGCAGATGGAGGACAGATTTCGTTGGATTGGTTTGATAATAATGACAGCTTATATTATCCGGATGCCAGCACAAGACCCACTGTCCTGTTACTGCCTGGCCTGACAGGAACAAGCAAGGAATCCTACATTCTTCATATGATCCATCAAAGTGAAACGCTGGGATATAG ATGCGTGGTTTTTAACAATCGGGGAATTGCTGGTGAGGATCTTTTG ACACCAAGGACTTACTGTGCAGCTAACACAGAGGATTTAGAGGCCGTTATTCATCATGTACACAGCTTGCACCCTTCAGCTCCGTTCATGGCAGCCGGTGTTTCTATGGGAGG CATGCTTCTTTTAAATTACCTGGGCAAAACTGGCAGAGACACTCCTTTAATGGCAGCTGCAATTTTCTCTGCGGGTTGGAATGTTTTTGAATCTGTAGAATCTCTGGAGAAGCCACTAAACTGGCTTCTTTTCAACTATTACTTGACTACTTGTCTACAATCCTCTATCAGCAG gCATCGACAAATGTTGGAGAAATTATTTGATATGGATCTTGTGATGAAG GCTAGAACTGTTAGAGAATTTGATAAGCAGTTCACTTCAGTCATGTTTGGCTATCGTACAATTGATGACTACTATGAAGATGCTAGCCCATGTCGCAAGCTGAAGTCAGTAGGAATTCCAGTGTTATGTCTAAACTCTGTGGATGATGTTTTCTCACCAGGTCATG